One Cystobacter fuscus DSM 2262 genomic window carries:
- a CDS encoding PilZ domain-containing protein, protein MSQSVTKRALGEVRLKVAYKRPEALLSEYTRSIGRGGVTLQTQKSVPVGTRFVFEMYNPGVATPVEVMGEVVRVTPQANGRHVLTIKYDPGQDRGGLDAVLQRVFDLQESEKLRRYARIPLNVPALEEATPFAPPFFVRDLSRGGVGLEVEAPELPSSVKVGMPFLLEMELTLGTLMLHGEVAWTSAGGPEVLPTFGVNFNTLSPDTVERLEKLLSLESMPPPPWRARICFGMDAVMRVP, encoded by the coding sequence ATGAGCCAGAGCGTGACGAAGCGGGCCCTCGGCGAGGTTCGCCTCAAGGTGGCCTACAAGAGACCCGAGGCCCTGCTGAGTGAGTACACCCGCAGCATCGGCCGAGGGGGAGTGACCCTGCAGACGCAGAAGAGCGTCCCGGTGGGTACGCGCTTCGTCTTCGAGATGTACAACCCCGGAGTGGCCACGCCCGTGGAAGTGATGGGCGAGGTGGTGCGCGTCACGCCGCAGGCCAACGGCCGCCACGTGCTCACCATCAAGTACGACCCGGGACAGGACCGCGGGGGCCTGGATGCCGTGCTCCAGCGCGTCTTCGATCTCCAGGAGTCGGAGAAGCTGCGCCGCTACGCACGCATTCCGCTGAACGTGCCAGCCCTGGAGGAGGCCACGCCCTTCGCCCCGCCCTTCTTCGTGAGGGACCTGTCGCGCGGAGGCGTGGGCCTGGAAGTGGAGGCGCCCGAGCTGCCCTCCTCGGTGAAGGTGGGCATGCCCTTCCTCTTGGAGATGGAGCTGACGCTGGGCACGCTCATGCTGCACGGCGAGGTGGCGTGGACGTCCGCGGGGGGCCCCGAGGTCCTGCCCACCTTCGGTGTCAACTTCAACACCTTGAGCCCGGACACGGTGGAGCGCCTGGAGAAGCTGCTCTCGCTCGAGTCCATGCCGCCCCCGCCCTGGCGCGCCCGCATCTGCTTCGGAATGGACGCCGTCATGCGCGTGCCCTGA
- a CDS encoding glutamine synthetase family protein: MPSGTDVLQKWFEEKGVRQVKLGAVDLDGVWRGKYVSVEKFFSACKSGMGFCDVVFGWDIADELLDNTQVTGWHTGYPDGMCRVDTSSARIIPWEPDTAAFLLDFVTADGSPFEPSPRQLLQKVGARAREMGFVPKFGAEYEFFIFKETPQSLKDKGYTRLTPLTPGMFGYSWLRTSLNAPLVHDIINGCRDFGVELEGFHTETGPGVFEAAIRYDTLEKIADKAVLFKTAVKEICARHGLTACFMAKVDPKLPGCSGHIHQSLWGIKSEENAFHDPDARDGMSTLMRQYIGGQIALMPELTALYWPTVNSYKRSVENTWAPVTATWGRENRTTAVRVIGDSPKSMRLEYRQPGADMNAYVAMAASLAAGLWGIENEVEPPEVCAGNGYASNAPPLPRSLKEAVALLKQSERARQLLGEEFVDHFVRTREWEARQYERAVTNWELERYMELI, translated from the coding sequence ATGCCCTCGGGCACGGACGTGTTGCAGAAATGGTTCGAGGAGAAGGGTGTCCGGCAGGTGAAGCTGGGCGCGGTGGACCTGGATGGCGTCTGGCGCGGCAAGTACGTCTCCGTGGAGAAGTTCTTCTCCGCGTGCAAGAGCGGCATGGGGTTCTGCGACGTGGTGTTCGGGTGGGACATCGCGGACGAGCTGCTCGACAACACCCAGGTGACGGGCTGGCACACGGGCTACCCGGATGGGATGTGCCGCGTGGACACGAGCTCCGCGCGCATCATCCCCTGGGAGCCGGACACGGCGGCCTTCCTGCTGGACTTCGTGACGGCGGACGGCTCGCCCTTCGAGCCGAGCCCCCGCCAGCTCCTGCAGAAGGTGGGGGCGCGCGCGCGGGAGATGGGCTTCGTGCCCAAGTTCGGCGCCGAGTACGAGTTCTTCATCTTCAAGGAGACGCCGCAGTCGCTCAAGGACAAGGGCTACACGCGCCTCACGCCGCTCACCCCCGGCATGTTCGGCTACTCGTGGCTGCGCACGTCGCTCAACGCGCCGCTCGTGCACGACATCATCAACGGCTGCCGGGACTTCGGCGTGGAGCTGGAGGGCTTCCACACCGAGACGGGCCCGGGCGTCTTCGAGGCGGCCATCCGCTACGACACGCTGGAGAAGATCGCCGACAAGGCGGTGCTCTTCAAGACGGCGGTCAAGGAGATCTGCGCGCGCCATGGGCTCACCGCCTGCTTCATGGCGAAGGTGGACCCGAAGCTGCCCGGCTGCTCGGGCCACATCCACCAGTCGCTGTGGGGCATCAAGAGCGAGGAGAACGCCTTCCACGATCCGGACGCGCGCGACGGCATGAGCACGCTCATGCGCCAGTACATCGGCGGGCAGATCGCGCTGATGCCGGAGCTGACGGCGCTCTACTGGCCCACGGTCAACAGCTACAAGCGCAGCGTGGAGAACACGTGGGCGCCGGTGACGGCGACGTGGGGCCGGGAGAACCGCACCACGGCGGTGCGCGTGATTGGCGACAGCCCCAAGTCGATGCGCCTGGAGTACCGCCAGCCGGGCGCGGACATGAACGCGTACGTGGCCATGGCGGCGAGCCTGGCCGCGGGGCTGTGGGGCATCGAGAACGAGGTGGAGCCGCCCGAGGTCTGCGCGGGCAATGGCTACGCGTCCAACGCGCCCCCGCTGCCGCGCTCGCTCAAGGAGGCGGTGGCGCTGCTCAAGCAGTCCGAGCGTGCCCGGCAGCTGCTCGGCGAGGAATTCGTGGACCACTTCGTGCGTACGCGCGAGTGGGAGGCGCGGCAGTATGAGCGCGCCGTCACGAACTGGGAGCTCGAGCGCTACATGGAACTCATCTAG
- a CDS encoding penicillin-binding protein, which produces MKDFKSARVPESNTKWMRLRVKLLASFFVTLLLAAFGRAVFLQVVERDKLRGLAQDQYVRQIEIPARRGDIFDRRGTPFAQSVEVDSIWVDPSMLPDVKQAARALAKALKLDTEDVLGRLTRGRRFAWVKRQVTPREVEAVKALGLPGFGFTKEPKRFYPQKELGAHVVGVVGLDGHGLDGLELAFENELSGQNSRLSGFRDAKGRKLLVSGAPDTLERQGASVTLTLDRHLQYVAEKALTRAVAEAQAVAGMALVMDPATGEILAMANEPRFNPNAPQREARSSMRNRAALDTFEPGSTMKAFVVASALEQKVIKPDDTFFCENGSWRVGRHTIHDTHEYAWLTPQRVLQVSSNICSAKIAQLLGRERLVKSFKDFGFGERTGLALPGEGRGSIPFPKAEVSLATQSFGQGMSATAVQMIAAWSALAHGGVLMRPYLVSRVVDPDGVVLLENRPTEVRRIVSPQTARQVVSMLESVVVKGGTAPKAAMEDYRVAGKTGTAQKVDPVAGGYSDKRLASFVGMLPAENPRVVILVVVDEPKTDVYGGNVAAPAFKEIATAAMAHLAVPPSREVPLPSTALPVAVAQPPAAREVPEGPVVEEVVTENVEPGSVRVPDVMGQAGREAVTKLLSAALEPQLSGSGRVVAQTPAAGSLVEKGARVTLELATRQ; this is translated from the coding sequence GTGAAGGACTTCAAGTCGGCACGGGTTCCAGAGTCCAATACGAAGTGGATGCGGCTGCGCGTGAAGCTGCTGGCCTCCTTCTTCGTGACCCTGTTGCTGGCCGCCTTCGGCCGTGCCGTGTTCCTGCAGGTGGTCGAGCGCGACAAGCTGCGCGGTCTCGCCCAGGACCAGTACGTGCGGCAGATCGAGATCCCCGCCCGGCGTGGGGACATCTTCGATCGGCGTGGCACGCCGTTCGCCCAGAGCGTGGAGGTGGACTCCATCTGGGTGGACCCCTCGATGTTGCCGGACGTGAAGCAGGCCGCGCGCGCCCTGGCCAAGGCGCTCAAGCTGGACACCGAGGACGTGCTCGGGCGGCTGACGCGGGGCCGGCGCTTCGCCTGGGTGAAGCGTCAGGTGACGCCCCGGGAGGTGGAGGCGGTCAAGGCCCTGGGGCTGCCGGGTTTCGGCTTCACCAAGGAGCCCAAGCGCTTCTACCCCCAGAAGGAGCTGGGCGCGCACGTGGTGGGCGTGGTGGGGCTGGATGGCCACGGCCTGGATGGCCTGGAGCTGGCGTTCGAGAACGAGCTGTCCGGACAGAACTCGCGCCTGTCGGGCTTCCGGGACGCCAAGGGACGCAAGCTGCTGGTCTCCGGGGCGCCGGACACCCTGGAGCGCCAGGGTGCCTCCGTCACGCTCACCCTGGATCGCCACCTGCAATACGTGGCCGAGAAGGCCCTGACGCGCGCGGTGGCCGAGGCCCAGGCCGTGGCGGGCATGGCCCTGGTGATGGATCCGGCGACGGGGGAGATCCTCGCCATGGCCAACGAGCCGCGCTTCAACCCCAACGCCCCCCAGCGCGAGGCGCGCTCGAGCATGCGCAACCGCGCCGCGCTCGACACCTTCGAGCCCGGCTCGACGATGAAGGCCTTCGTCGTCGCGAGCGCGCTGGAGCAGAAGGTCATCAAGCCCGATGACACCTTCTTCTGCGAGAACGGCTCCTGGCGCGTGGGCCGGCACACCATCCACGACACCCACGAATACGCCTGGCTGACGCCCCAGCGGGTGCTCCAGGTGTCCTCCAACATCTGCTCGGCGAAGATCGCCCAGTTGCTCGGCCGCGAGCGCCTGGTGAAGAGCTTCAAGGACTTCGGCTTCGGCGAGCGCACGGGCCTGGCCCTGCCCGGAGAGGGCCGGGGCTCCATCCCCTTTCCCAAGGCCGAGGTGTCCCTGGCCACGCAGTCCTTCGGCCAGGGCATGTCCGCCACGGCGGTGCAGATGATTGCCGCCTGGAGCGCGCTGGCCCATGGGGGGGTGCTCATGCGCCCCTACCTGGTGTCCAGGGTGGTGGACCCGGACGGGGTCGTCCTCCTGGAGAACCGTCCCACCGAGGTGCGCCGCATCGTGTCACCGCAGACGGCCCGCCAGGTCGTCTCCATGCTCGAGAGCGTAGTGGTCAAGGGAGGCACCGCCCCCAAGGCCGCCATGGAAGATTACCGGGTAGCAGGCAAGACGGGCACCGCCCAGAAGGTGGACCCCGTGGCCGGCGGGTACTCGGACAAACGGCTTGCTTCCTTCGTCGGCATGTTGCCTGCCGAAAATCCGCGCGTCGTCATCCTCGTGGTTGTGGACGAGCCGAAAACAGACGTGTACGGGGGAAACGTGGCCGCTCCCGCATTCAAGGAAATCGCTACCGCCGCCATGGCCCACCTGGCCGTGCCGCCCTCGCGCGAGGTACCGCTGCCGTCCACCGCCCTGCCGGTGGCGGTCGCCCAGCCCCCCGCCGCGAGGGAGGTGCCAGAGGGGCCCGTGGTGGAAGAGGTTGTCACCGAGAACGTGGAGCCAGGCTCCGTCCGCGTTCCGGATGTCATGGGTCAGGCAGGACGCGAGGCGGTGACGAAGCTGCTCTCCGCGGCCCTGGAGCCGCAATTGTCAGGTAGTGGACGCGTGGTAGCGCAGACTCCCGCCGCCGGTTCGCTGGTGGAGAAGGGTGCGCGGGTGACGCTGGAATTGGCGACGCGGCAATGA
- a CDS encoding STAS domain-containing protein — protein MNQVAEAQGIRAVSSGRVETLMLEGELLEKDLARLCDELGGRMQRGLRNAVLDFSEVSHLDYRGVKPLIARAESFRKAGGDIKLSGLSPYLSAIFRAAGAHDRFEFYPHMNDARAAFALARAPFV, from the coding sequence ATGAACCAGGTAGCCGAAGCACAGGGCATCCGCGCGGTCTCCAGTGGCCGGGTGGAGACGCTCATGCTCGAGGGGGAGCTGCTGGAGAAGGACCTCGCCCGGTTGTGTGACGAGCTTGGCGGCCGCATGCAGCGCGGCCTGCGCAACGCCGTGCTCGACTTCAGTGAGGTGAGCCACCTGGACTACCGCGGCGTCAAGCCGCTCATCGCGCGCGCCGAGTCGTTCCGCAAGGCCGGTGGGGACATCAAGCTGTCGGGCCTGTCGCCCTACCTGTCCGCCATCTTCCGGGCCGCCGGCGCGCACGACCGCTTCGAATTCTATCCGCACATGAACGACGCCCGGGCCGCCTTCGCGCTCGCGCGGGCTCCGTTCGTCTAG
- a CDS encoding iron-containing alcohol dehydrogenase has protein sequence MIPFDMPSEPRITEMSWPTKIVFGAGALQRLPAQVARLNMKRPLVMTDAGVVKAGLVQRVYDVLKGANVAYASFEQVNPDPTEHDAVAGLEAYRRHQCDGIIAIGGGSPLDAAKLVQVLTTHEPPLSRYDDATGGDQYVRDDMPPLIAIPTTAGTGSEVSRSGVATLSDTGRKTVIFSPFLMPKAAICDPELTLGLPPGPTAATGMDAFTHCLEAYLSNGFHPLADAVAIDGIARVARSLPTAVSDGKNLVARSDMMVAAMQGAMAFQKGLGACHALAHALTPISKVHHGLANAIVLPVVMEFNRPSSTARLARVAQAMGDTSNAREEALAANAVERVRKLNATIGIPVRLRDVGVQEKDLERIVDKAFQDASHRGNPRPCTLDDLRAMLRESF, from the coding sequence ATGATACCGTTCGACATGCCGAGCGAGCCACGCATCACCGAGATGTCGTGGCCCACGAAGATCGTCTTCGGCGCGGGAGCGCTGCAGCGCCTGCCCGCGCAGGTGGCGCGGCTGAACATGAAGCGCCCGTTGGTGATGACGGACGCGGGCGTGGTGAAGGCGGGGCTCGTGCAACGCGTCTACGACGTGCTCAAGGGCGCGAACGTGGCGTACGCCTCCTTCGAGCAGGTGAACCCGGACCCCACCGAGCACGATGCCGTCGCGGGCCTGGAGGCGTACCGGCGCCACCAGTGCGACGGCATCATCGCCATCGGCGGAGGCAGCCCGCTGGACGCGGCCAAGCTCGTGCAGGTGCTCACCACGCACGAGCCGCCGCTGTCGCGCTATGACGACGCGACGGGGGGTGACCAGTACGTGCGCGACGACATGCCGCCGCTCATCGCCATCCCCACCACCGCGGGCACCGGCTCGGAGGTGAGCCGCTCGGGCGTGGCGACGCTGTCGGACACGGGCCGCAAGACGGTCATCTTCAGCCCGTTCCTCATGCCCAAGGCGGCCATCTGCGACCCCGAGCTGACGCTGGGCCTGCCGCCCGGGCCCACGGCCGCCACCGGCATGGACGCCTTCACCCACTGCCTGGAGGCCTACCTGTCCAACGGCTTCCACCCGCTGGCGGACGCGGTGGCCATCGACGGCATCGCCCGCGTGGCGCGCTCGCTGCCCACCGCCGTCTCCGATGGCAAGAACCTCGTGGCGCGCTCCGACATGATGGTCGCCGCCATGCAGGGCGCCATGGCCTTCCAGAAGGGCCTGGGGGCCTGCCACGCGCTGGCGCACGCGCTCACGCCCATCTCCAAGGTGCACCATGGGCTCGCCAACGCCATCGTGCTGCCCGTGGTGATGGAGTTCAACCGCCCCTCGAGCACCGCGCGGCTGGCGCGCGTGGCCCAGGCCATGGGGGATACCTCCAACGCCCGCGAGGAGGCGCTCGCCGCCAACGCCGTGGAGCGTGTGCGCAAGCTCAACGCCACCATCGGCATTCCCGTGCGCCTGCGCGATGTAGGTGTCCAGGAGAAGGACCTGGAGCGCATCGTCGACAAGGCCTTCCAGGATGCTTCCCACCGGGGCAATCCCCGTCCATGCACACTGGATGATTTGAGGGCAATGCTTCGGGAGTCGTTCTGA
- the ftsL gene encoding cell division protein FtsL, giving the protein MIRSQSSVSRVGPNGASVGRVLLHLLPAVLLFALFAGVGILHVTSRVLVVDMGYRLSRAEAEERALTRENDRLKLELATLKNPARLEKLAREKLGMSMPAGPLVMALPATGGGKRPVRVEARDARGVRVAVSH; this is encoded by the coding sequence ATGATCCGCAGCCAGTCGTCCGTGTCCCGAGTCGGTCCCAATGGTGCGTCGGTGGGCAGGGTGCTCCTGCACCTGTTGCCCGCGGTGTTGCTCTTCGCGCTGTTCGCGGGCGTGGGCATCCTCCACGTGACGAGCCGCGTGCTGGTGGTGGACATGGGCTACCGGCTGTCCCGGGCGGAGGCCGAGGAGCGCGCGCTCACGCGGGAGAACGATCGGCTGAAGCTGGAGCTGGCCACGCTCAAGAATCCGGCGCGCCTGGAGAAGCTGGCGCGCGAGAAGCTCGGTATGTCCATGCCCGCCGGTCCGCTCGTCATGGCCCTGCCGGCAACGGGTGGTGGCAAGCGTCCCGTCCGGGTGGAAGCTCGCGACGCGCGGGGCGTACGCGTGGCCGTGTCTCACTAG
- the rsmH gene encoding 16S rRNA (cytosine(1402)-N(4))-methyltransferase RsmH — translation MADFGHQTVLLKEAVDVLQPGAGRVIIDGTLGGGGHSRELLARGSTVLGVDRDPVALEAARSRLAGLPGFEARQGNFGELLRVAADVLPVDGVLVDLGVSSPQLDVAERGFSFQKDGPLDMRMGDTGRTAAEFIADEDEAVLVRVLREYGEESFARPIARELKRALPTRTLEAAEVVKRAVPRKAWPQKIHVATRTFQALRMAVNEELESLESLLAALPRLLKVGGRAAVIAFHSLEDRKVKETFRDMVGGCKCPPGLPVCVCGGQGDFALVTRKAIAPSDEEIAANPRARSAHLRVVEKIR, via the coding sequence TTGGCTGACTTCGGGCACCAGACCGTTCTCTTGAAGGAGGCGGTGGACGTCCTCCAACCGGGAGCGGGCAGGGTGATCATCGACGGCACGCTGGGTGGGGGAGGGCATTCGCGCGAGCTGCTCGCGCGGGGCTCCACCGTGCTCGGCGTGGATCGGGATCCCGTGGCGCTCGAGGCCGCGCGCTCCCGGCTCGCGGGGCTGCCGGGCTTCGAGGCGCGCCAGGGCAACTTCGGCGAGCTGCTCCGGGTGGCCGCGGACGTGCTGCCGGTGGACGGCGTGCTGGTGGACCTGGGCGTGTCCTCGCCCCAGCTCGACGTGGCCGAGCGCGGCTTCTCCTTCCAGAAGGATGGGCCGCTGGACATGCGCATGGGCGACACGGGCCGCACCGCCGCCGAGTTCATCGCCGACGAGGACGAGGCGGTGCTCGTGCGCGTGCTGCGCGAGTACGGCGAGGAGTCCTTCGCCCGGCCCATCGCCCGCGAACTCAAGCGCGCGCTGCCCACGCGCACCCTGGAGGCGGCCGAGGTCGTCAAGCGCGCCGTGCCGCGCAAGGCCTGGCCGCAGAAGATCCACGTGGCCACCCGCACCTTCCAGGCGCTGCGCATGGCGGTCAACGAGGAGCTGGAGTCGCTCGAGTCGCTGCTCGCCGCGCTGCCCCGTCTGCTCAAGGTGGGGGGCCGCGCCGCCGTCATCGCGTTCCACTCGCTCGAGGATCGCAAGGTGAAGGAGACCTTCCGGGACATGGTGGGGGGCTGCAAGTGCCCTCCCGGGCTCCCGGTGTGCGTCTGTGGTGGCCAGGGGGACTTCGCCCTGGTGACGCGCAAGGCGATCGCGCCCTCGGACGAGGAGATCGCCGCCAACCCCCGTGCCCGCAGCGCGCACCTGCGCGTGGTGGAGAAGATTCGATGA
- a CDS encoding ArnT family glycosyltransferase, whose translation MTRGRAATREERWLALALWVLAFAALWASEAAVGFTRDESFYFHAAEAYSRWFQQLLHAPSQALTDAAIVRAWDYNHEHPALMKTLFGLSHLLFHDTLGWLRSATAFRLPAFALAALVPALTFLLGSAVFSRAAGLFAALSFLLVPRQYFNAELACFDMPIAAMWLLVVYAFWRALEDRDWGVLCGVFFGLAVCTKHNALFLPFCLAPFALWRAWRTSEGHPAARLGMQRVLLLFAAVAGLYALLVLSLGPEGFQRKFFLLSPHTLLFVVLAVGSLGMLHFLNEEHPATALALLPLATMAVFGPVIFYLHWPYLWHAPVDRTAWYLVFHATHNHYAWFYLGTLMREPPFPWDYVVVKTALTVPTSLFVPMVTGLGVLAARGLFGLFARTREWVRPLSLAEVLVGVNALASILIISPPNVPHFGGVKHWLPSMPFLGLLAGVAVARGCEALTGWLRERWPRVPLAAVAAPVFTLLMLPALLALVRVFPYGTSYYSELAGGVPGAASLGMQRQFWSSNVTAVLPWINAHAPRDGRVFLHEVTGFAFQDYQREGLLRADLRPAGIGDSDVAAYQYHQEFREHEFALWQAYGTRTPATGLYLDETPQIIVYQRP comes from the coding sequence ATGACGCGGGGACGCGCCGCGACGCGAGAGGAGCGCTGGCTGGCGCTGGCGCTGTGGGTGCTGGCCTTCGCGGCGCTGTGGGCGAGCGAGGCCGCGGTGGGCTTCACGCGCGACGAGAGCTTCTACTTCCACGCGGCGGAGGCCTACTCGCGCTGGTTCCAGCAACTGCTCCACGCGCCCTCCCAGGCGCTGACGGATGCCGCCATCGTGCGCGCCTGGGACTACAACCACGAGCACCCGGCGTTGATGAAGACGCTCTTCGGGCTGTCGCACCTGCTCTTCCACGACACGCTCGGGTGGCTGCGCTCGGCGACGGCCTTCCGTCTGCCCGCCTTCGCCCTGGCGGCGCTGGTGCCCGCCCTCACCTTCCTCCTGGGCAGCGCGGTGTTCAGCCGCGCCGCGGGCCTCTTCGCCGCGCTCTCCTTCCTGCTCGTGCCCCGCCAGTACTTCAACGCGGAGCTCGCCTGCTTCGACATGCCCATCGCGGCCATGTGGCTGCTGGTGGTCTACGCCTTCTGGCGCGCGCTCGAGGACCGTGACTGGGGCGTGCTGTGCGGCGTCTTCTTCGGCCTCGCGGTGTGCACCAAGCACAACGCCCTCTTCCTGCCCTTCTGCCTCGCGCCCTTCGCCCTGTGGCGCGCGTGGCGCACCAGCGAGGGCCACCCCGCCGCGCGCCTCGGCATGCAACGCGTGCTCCTGCTGTTCGCCGCGGTGGCGGGGCTCTACGCGCTGCTCGTGTTGAGCCTCGGGCCCGAGGGCTTCCAGCGGAAGTTCTTCCTGCTCAGCCCCCACACCCTGCTCTTCGTCGTGCTGGCCGTGGGCTCGCTGGGGATGCTGCACTTCCTCAACGAGGAGCACCCCGCCACCGCGCTCGCCCTGTTGCCCCTGGCCACCATGGCCGTGTTCGGCCCGGTCATCTTCTACCTGCACTGGCCCTACCTCTGGCACGCGCCGGTGGACCGGACGGCCTGGTACCTCGTCTTCCACGCCACCCACAACCACTACGCCTGGTTCTACCTGGGCACGCTCATGCGCGAGCCCCCCTTCCCCTGGGACTACGTGGTGGTGAAGACGGCGCTCACCGTGCCCACCAGCCTCTTCGTCCCCATGGTGACGGGCCTGGGCGTGCTCGCCGCCCGGGGGCTCTTCGGCCTCTTCGCGCGCACGCGCGAGTGGGTGCGCCCTCTGTCCCTCGCCGAGGTGCTCGTGGGGGTGAATGCCCTCGCCTCCATCCTCATCATCAGCCCGCCCAACGTGCCGCACTTCGGCGGCGTGAAGCACTGGCTACCCTCGATGCCCTTCCTCGGCCTGCTCGCGGGAGTGGCGGTGGCGCGCGGCTGCGAGGCGCTCACCGGCTGGCTGCGCGAGCGCTGGCCCCGGGTGCCCCTCGCGGCGGTGGCGGCCCCCGTCTTCACGCTGTTGATGCTGCCCGCGCTCCTCGCGCTCGTGCGCGTGTTCCCCTACGGCACGAGCTACTACTCGGAGCTCGCCGGAGGCGTGCCGGGCGCGGCCTCGCTGGGCATGCAGCGCCAGTTCTGGTCGAGCAACGTGACGGCGGTGCTGCCGTGGATCAACGCCCACGCGCCCCGCGACGGGCGCGTCTTCCTGCACGAAGTGACGGGCTTCGCCTTCCAGGACTACCAGCGCGAGGGGCTGCTGCGCGCGGACCTGCGCCCCGCGGGCATCGGGGACTCGGACGTCGCGGCGTACCAGTACCACCAGGAGTTCCGCGAGCACGAGTTCGCCCTCTGGCAGGCCTACGGCACGCGCACACCCGCCACCGGGCTCTACCTGGACGAGACCCCTCAAATCATCGTCTACCAACGGCCCTGA
- a CDS encoding CarD family transcriptional regulator, giving the protein MPEGSASLQLAVGDRVVYPNQGVCRVSAIDVKEVAGQKLTFVTMRREEDGAVVMVPQAKVVSIGVRKVAGADDVTQVIDFLRSDSDKADLDWKQRARTNLDRMTQGGLLGLAEVVKGLQVLSELRPLPTKERELYDNARHLLVSELAAALDIPECNAEDAIDVVLFPPGRERPKRTAAEFKVRGEGDDDLGLDADLLGLDGDLDLPPDEEEAPPEEEESSEEAGDEAEGEGDEDESKPRKKAAAGEGADAAPKKRGRPPKPKPEGAEAADAAPKKRGRPPKPKPEGAEAAAAAAPKKRGRPPKPKPEGAEAAAAPKKRGRPPKAKPSESEEVEPDNDLDEDIEADE; this is encoded by the coding sequence ATGCCAGAAGGCTCCGCGTCACTCCAGCTCGCGGTTGGCGACCGGGTGGTCTACCCCAACCAGGGTGTCTGCCGCGTCTCGGCCATCGATGTGAAGGAGGTAGCCGGGCAGAAGCTCACCTTCGTCACCATGCGCCGGGAAGAAGATGGGGCCGTGGTCATGGTCCCCCAGGCCAAGGTGGTGTCCATCGGTGTGCGCAAGGTGGCGGGCGCCGATGACGTCACCCAGGTCATCGACTTCCTGCGCTCCGACAGCGACAAGGCCGACCTGGATTGGAAGCAGCGCGCCCGGACCAACCTGGACCGCATGACGCAAGGCGGTCTGCTGGGTCTGGCCGAGGTGGTCAAGGGCCTCCAGGTGCTCAGCGAGCTGCGCCCACTGCCCACCAAGGAGCGGGAGCTGTACGACAACGCCCGCCACCTGCTCGTGTCCGAGCTGGCCGCCGCGCTCGACATCCCCGAGTGCAACGCCGAGGACGCCATCGACGTCGTCCTCTTCCCGCCCGGCCGCGAGCGCCCCAAGCGCACCGCCGCCGAGTTCAAGGTCCGCGGCGAGGGCGACGACGATCTCGGCCTGGATGCGGACCTGCTCGGGCTGGACGGCGACCTGGACCTGCCTCCGGACGAGGAGGAGGCACCCCCCGAGGAGGAGGAGTCCTCCGAGGAGGCCGGGGACGAGGCGGAGGGCGAGGGCGACGAGGACGAGTCCAAGCCCCGCAAGAAGGCCGCGGCTGGCGAGGGCGCCGATGCGGCGCCCAAGAAGCGTGGCCGCCCGCCCAAGCCCAAGCCCGAGGGGGCCGAGGCCGCCGATGCGGCGCCCAAGAAGCGTGGCCGCCCGCCCAAGCCCAAGCCCGAGGGGGCCGAGGCCGCCGCCGCCGCCGCGCCCAAGAAGCGTGGCCGTCCGCCCAAGCCCAAGCCCGAGGGGGCCGAGGCCGCCGCCGCGCCCAAGAAGCGCGGCCGTCCGCCCAAGGCGAAGCCTTCCGAGTCCGAGGAGGTCGAGCCGGACAATGATCTCGATGAGGACATCGAGGCCGATGAGTGA
- a CDS encoding helix-turn-helix domain-containing protein, with protein sequence MDNEKAILAGRFGHHVKRLRNSRKLTQEELAERSELSVDAIRRIERGGFSPSLATLNKLSEGLDLSLKTLFQGFGREKPDRVAEICDFLGRLSGREVQLAWRVIHAMFEEK encoded by the coding sequence ATGGACAATGAGAAAGCCATTCTGGCGGGGCGGTTCGGCCATCATGTGAAGCGCCTCAGGAATTCACGCAAACTCACCCAGGAAGAACTCGCGGAGCGCAGTGAGCTGTCCGTGGATGCCATCCGGCGGATCGAGCGTGGCGGGTTCTCTCCTTCCCTCGCGACCCTGAACAAGCTGTCCGAGGGACTCGACCTCTCCCTCAAGACGCTCTTCCAGGGGTTCGGTCGGGAGAAGCCCGACCGGGTGGCGGAGATCTGCGACTTCCTCGGCCGGCTGTCCGGGCGGGAGGTTCAGCTCGCCTGGCGGGTCATCCACGCCATGTTCGAGGAGAAATGA